A window from Pseudomonas kribbensis encodes these proteins:
- a CDS encoding hemagglutinin repeat-containing protein has product MDIRHLTFLAGQPAAVVKNRDHFWGMPKRGLAFLLANVMFWQPMWAQADGIVVANPGTSLGQAGNGVPIVNIATPNGAGLSHNQFHDYNVGAQGVILNNVAAQTGQTQLGGIIVGNPNLTNRVAAQAILNEVISGNPSQLRGYTEVAGQSARVIVANPYGITCNGCGFINSPRVTLTTGKPVIDGAGRLDRFQVDQGNVAIEGAGLNASNVDRFEIITRSAKINAEIQAQNLTIVAGRNDVNAQTLNATARTDDGSTKPQLAIDSSALGGMYAGTIKLVGTEAGVGVKLAGNVAASGGDIQIDANGQLTLAQASAASNVNLTASGIDAQGPIYAGMSVNAQTQGNLSNRQTLAARDNINLSAGGKLTNNGIIEAGVNADNTRNATGNVAISASSIDNNGKSVVASRDLTVAAAQTLNNQGGTFSSQNTRVTAGTLDNQNKGRVLSTGALSLNASQVLNTSGLIKSSGHLDADIGHLNNRSGELSSLQSATLRMATLDNVAGLVNAGKTLSITATGQINNQSGKLTSLDNLTLKAGHIVNSDKGRIASNGALSVNAASLDQHEGGQLTSDTSLTLDLNNGALNNQKGLINAPLLVLKKLQQVDNRSGEISSAQAFTFAANSLDNSNGKLLSNQTLTLRVQQALTNIKGLIAAASIDAHAGSLNNNGATLTSRTGLDLRVDGQLDNQDKGLINATQALAISAANINNQNGGSLLGSAIAIDFSGAMGDLNNSKGLITTKGRLSINHLRDLSNQGGELSSDLSYTLAARNLDNSDGKLFSRQRLDLSADNTRNLNGLISGWQNLSLLGGSLDNRNHGTLSSRDGDLLVDLTGDIRNSNTGALASKGILKITAANIDNSDKGALSSEGAQTLTVTGTLNNGQGGQIDSGAVLDITAKRLDNTHATINAKQDIRFTGTDLDNTEGVLASEAAVNLDLLGALTNIKGQLVGVGPLVIARATQINNQGGKLVSQKLLSLSTGGLDNRNGGTVAANDNLAITASGAVQNSGGLIYSDAADLQLTAASLENVKGTLQSEGALTANVGGAIDNQSGRFVAKTGDLNITAASLDSRGGVLSSLKSAFTAQIGGLLRNGQGGVIQAQQLTLKALAGLDNEAGRIAAQSGDATIDLGRTGSFNNRNGVLVARQHVSVTGKDFDNSGDTGGQVAGQQIDFSLSGALYNRKGIVESASTLSIGAASIDNQTGQLRALGSTGKTAFTLGGLFDNRNGTVESANNDLSLGAGGLLNGGGNVLHVGTGIFDIATGQLGSAGGSFVTRGGLTLTADGWTNSSLIQADRLTVNINNLNQTVSGQLLAVSKLTGTGGNWNNDGLIASDGALDLALWGSYSGNGRTSSLGDLVLKANQLDLNAGTSIAGGGNTTININGVLNNQGRLTSSGDLTLGAANINNYGTIGSGKELTLTTNALLNSGGLITSGGDMRLLLASFTNAYGNVYGLSNVHIGRDRDSGKADLLDNRSGEIYSAQDLTINALTVNNVRDILQYSAHEKSSVVITQLDCNLIPIAGCDFRSGGRRNGHWEIAETDRLKVDNSSAAASLTSGGNMTINAQALNNSSSTIAATGNISVNAGTITNKGVQEQEIITKRTYWNYVDQIYATEPAAKAFNEKNGGTPSPTVEADLSRFISMLGGGKLTESIVTVPGSGSSYDAVIQAGGNITLNATQTIDNSVVRPYYSYVAAGKTNTDTGAGSGYSTVVKINPQLPPDLAQQQVSPIDLPGFSLPTGQNGLFRLSSEGSSNPTATGPQSWTLSGGKVSADPSATPITINRVQGLPSNAGKSQPHKYLIETNPVLTDLKQFMSSDYLLKGLGYDADQSAKRLGDGLFEQKLVQQAVVARTGQRFIDGQTSDEAVYKYLMDNAIASKNALNLSVGVTLSAQQVAALTHDIVWLEEREVNGEKVLVPVLYLANANNRLASTGALIQGKDVTLIAGENLENSGTLRASQNLDATAKKDLVSSGLVEAGNVLKLTATDNLTNKAGGIISGRDVTLTAEHGDVINERTVTTHRSSDGRLSEDTDFVDNAARIEAANALVIGAGRDINNSGSVLKSGGDTTLTAGRDVHIDSTEQTTDRSNTNYQYSTVKQHGSDVNVGGTLKVTAQRDVSVVASNVEAKGNVDINAKGDLTISSAADESHATGWNKKFRAEEDHVAQQSSVIKAGGSLTLNADKDLNLIASHVKSGGEAFVYAGDDLNLLTADNLDHSFYTKTTKGSFGKKKSVMTESERIASVSSSIESGSKLVMSAGQDINAQGAKVKSDGSLLATAGHDINLDAAEDYASQASASSKKNWKSSKSNSGEATQTRLNSTEWVAKSMELKADNDIALKAASLRATDDITLTAANDVFIGAAQETQTSSQSQSSSKTGATITGLLSNTQKSQQGQQSSTESIGSDISAGSLQIKSGRDTVVEGSTLVADKNIGINAGRNLEVISAENTTTASSSSGSKKVGEIGSWWQGATGIVKTKESDQSTTTRQSGSQIASLGGNILLTAGDHYTQTASQLVAPVGDIGITAKHVDIGEGYDTLSSTKTASTNRTAVGGTVSIPLVDALRGIQQMGEAAGKTTDGRMLALAAVNAAMSADQAVDAAKALKEDPRVGVKVSVNLSNSQSKMNSSQSGSNVVGSGVIAGGNINIVAKGAGADSNINVVGSRIEGGGDVSLNADGAINLLSAQNTAHQESTNSNSGWSAGIGFGFGEQNGITFELAANKGRGSSDGDDVTHTNTSVKSGGTLNLKSGGDTNIKGATASGETVKVNVGGDLNIESLQDTSTYTSKQSSANVGLSVCVPPFCVGNSSVSGGVSQQHMHSEYASVSEQSGIKAGNGGFQVEVKGNTDLVGAIIASTDKAVADGKNTLSTGTLTTSDVKNKAEYDASSINLSGGYGVDLGKGGSGGNTANRGGPVNAVKEGANTSTPIVLFAGGNSSSTTHSGISGAAVTITNETRQQELTGQTAEQTIAAINTDVSSDRDGSNKLKPIFDVREIDANFEIVGKFVQNVSQFIENRAKEADDKKKQADLELLASRDPSLSKDKQDLHRAKYDELKQQVKDIGENWGPGGTYRQVATALVAGVSGGVTGSSAQFAQNMVVNYVQQQGSAYIGQLVLKGLKEGSPVHAGLHAILGCAGAAASNQSCSAGALGGAASSVLTALFADPNPDETAEDRETKRNLLTTLVAGIAAMSNPNGAATATNAAIANVDNNWLATQQEVQRNKEIAAEPNVLKKMQIYAEWELTSVRQDGLTGIGIVDGFKDGMAEAGLDGLNGAAEFMRHPKEGIVAMIDFVSSTEGVSVLGEELSKSFKIQLEEMNNALEVGGDDNAVNLGRQMGQAVAMVVGAVAGGGTSAARSAALLARMGISVASQTVKKISSKFSLDVFKNQFSKLRALVSKTRVPPPINADSLDKTIIDRIVGIDKGERPLPSTYLSIDYQEAYARLFSSGIARFQPVVPEGVIGRTETWVLPKNVAQDMISRANGDVSKLEQYLGLDKGTLGTDPVLIAVNKTDGVRIPSGNEWGANGFWRPGGFTSGGVPEAVMDPLHPGDYTFTKVFQ; this is encoded by the coding sequence ATGGACATTCGCCACCTGACCTTTCTGGCCGGCCAGCCTGCTGCGGTCGTAAAAAACCGCGATCACTTCTGGGGCATGCCCAAGCGTGGCCTGGCATTCCTGCTGGCCAACGTCATGTTCTGGCAGCCAATGTGGGCACAGGCGGACGGTATCGTGGTGGCCAATCCCGGTACGAGCCTGGGTCAGGCGGGCAACGGCGTGCCGATCGTCAACATTGCCACGCCCAATGGTGCGGGTCTGTCGCACAACCAGTTTCATGACTACAACGTCGGTGCGCAGGGCGTCATCCTCAACAACGTGGCGGCGCAGACCGGGCAGACGCAACTGGGCGGCATCATCGTGGGCAACCCCAACCTGACCAATCGGGTAGCGGCGCAGGCGATTCTCAACGAGGTGATCAGTGGCAATCCAAGTCAATTACGCGGCTACACCGAAGTAGCGGGGCAGTCGGCGCGAGTGATTGTCGCCAACCCTTACGGCATCACCTGTAACGGTTGCGGATTCATCAACTCGCCTCGGGTGACCCTGACCACCGGCAAACCGGTGATCGATGGCGCGGGCCGACTGGACCGTTTTCAGGTCGATCAGGGCAACGTCGCCATCGAAGGTGCAGGACTCAATGCCAGCAACGTCGACCGTTTCGAGATCATCACCCGCAGTGCAAAAATCAACGCTGAAATCCAGGCGCAGAACCTGACCATTGTTGCCGGTCGCAACGATGTCAACGCACAAACTCTCAATGCAACAGCCCGCACTGATGATGGCAGCACCAAACCGCAACTGGCGATCGACTCTTCAGCGCTCGGCGGAATGTATGCAGGGACGATCAAACTGGTGGGTACGGAGGCTGGCGTAGGGGTGAAGCTGGCAGGCAACGTGGCGGCCAGTGGCGGTGATATCCAGATCGATGCCAACGGCCAGCTGACACTGGCACAAGCCTCGGCTGCGAGCAACGTCAACCTCACGGCCTCCGGCATCGATGCCCAAGGACCGATTTATGCCGGCATGAGCGTCAATGCTCAGACTCAGGGCAACCTGAGCAATCGGCAGACTCTCGCGGCACGTGACAACATCAATCTCAGTGCCGGTGGAAAACTGACCAACAACGGCATCATCGAAGCCGGGGTCAACGCCGACAACACTCGCAATGCGACAGGCAATGTCGCCATCAGCGCGAGCAGCATCGATAACAATGGCAAAAGCGTGGTCGCGAGCCGCGATTTGACGGTCGCGGCGGCACAGACCCTGAACAATCAGGGCGGTACCTTTAGCTCGCAAAACACGCGCGTGACCGCAGGCACTCTTGATAACCAGAACAAAGGTCGCGTACTGAGCACAGGGGCTTTGAGTCTCAACGCCAGCCAGGTACTCAACACCAGCGGTCTGATCAAGAGTTCCGGGCATCTGGATGCCGACATCGGTCACTTGAATAACCGCAGTGGCGAACTGTCGAGCCTGCAAAGTGCGACGTTGCGCATGGCAACGCTGGACAACGTTGCAGGGTTGGTAAATGCCGGAAAAACCTTGAGCATTACCGCTACCGGCCAGATCAACAACCAGAGTGGCAAGTTGACCTCCCTTGACAACCTGACGCTCAAGGCTGGCCACATCGTCAACAGCGACAAGGGCCGGATCGCCAGCAACGGTGCGTTGTCGGTCAATGCAGCAAGCCTGGATCAACACGAAGGTGGACAACTCACCAGCGATACGTCGCTGACGCTGGATCTCAACAACGGCGCCTTGAACAACCAGAAGGGTCTGATCAATGCACCGTTGCTGGTTCTGAAAAAACTGCAACAGGTCGATAACCGTAGCGGTGAAATCTCCAGCGCCCAGGCGTTTACGTTTGCTGCCAACAGCCTGGATAACAGCAATGGCAAACTGCTGAGCAATCAAACCCTGACCCTGCGCGTGCAACAGGCATTGACCAATATCAAGGGACTTATCGCTGCAGCCAGCATCGATGCCCACGCAGGTAGCCTGAACAACAATGGCGCTACCCTCACCAGTCGTACCGGCCTGGATCTGCGCGTTGACGGTCAGCTCGACAATCAGGACAAAGGACTGATCAACGCCACACAAGCTCTCGCCATCAGCGCTGCCAATATCAACAACCAGAATGGCGGCTCGCTGCTCGGTAGCGCCATCGCCATCGATTTCAGCGGTGCGATGGGCGACCTGAACAACAGCAAGGGCCTGATTACGACCAAAGGCCGGTTGAGCATCAATCACCTGCGGGACCTGAGCAACCAGGGCGGAGAACTCTCCAGCGACCTGAGCTATACGCTTGCCGCACGCAATCTGGACAACAGTGACGGCAAGCTTTTCAGTCGTCAGCGACTGGATCTGAGCGCTGACAACACGCGCAATCTCAATGGCCTGATTTCCGGCTGGCAAAACCTGAGCCTGCTCGGTGGCAGTCTCGACAATCGCAATCACGGTACGTTGTCCAGTCGTGATGGCGATCTATTGGTCGATCTCACGGGCGACATCCGCAACAGCAATACCGGCGCACTGGCCAGCAAAGGCATTTTGAAGATCACTGCGGCCAACATCGATAACTCGGACAAAGGTGCGCTCTCGAGTGAGGGCGCGCAGACCCTGACCGTCACCGGTACGTTGAACAACGGACAGGGTGGCCAGATCGACAGTGGCGCGGTTCTGGATATCACCGCCAAACGTCTCGACAACACCCATGCGACCATCAACGCCAAGCAGGACATCCGTTTCACCGGCACAGACCTGGATAACACAGAGGGGGTTCTGGCCAGTGAAGCGGCTGTCAATCTCGACTTGCTTGGCGCTCTGACAAACATCAAAGGTCAATTGGTCGGTGTTGGCCCGCTAGTGATTGCCCGTGCCACACAAATCAATAACCAGGGTGGCAAACTGGTCAGCCAGAAATTGCTCAGTCTGTCGACCGGCGGCCTCGACAACCGCAATGGCGGCACCGTCGCTGCTAACGATAACCTTGCGATCACCGCCAGCGGTGCAGTGCAAAACAGTGGCGGCCTGATCTACAGCGACGCCGCTGATCTGCAACTGACCGCTGCCAGCCTCGAAAACGTCAAGGGAACCCTGCAAAGCGAAGGCGCACTCACTGCGAACGTCGGCGGCGCCATCGATAACCAGAGCGGTCGTTTCGTTGCCAAAACCGGCGATCTCAACATCACCGCTGCCAGTCTCGACAGCCGTGGCGGTGTGCTCTCCAGCCTCAAAAGCGCTTTTACCGCGCAGATCGGTGGTTTGTTGCGTAATGGGCAGGGCGGGGTGATTCAGGCTCAGCAACTGACGCTCAAGGCCTTGGCCGGTCTCGACAACGAGGCTGGACGGATCGCGGCACAGAGCGGTGACGCGACTATCGATCTGGGCAGAACCGGAAGTTTCAACAACCGCAACGGCGTACTGGTCGCCAGGCAACACGTCAGCGTTACCGGCAAAGACTTTGACAACAGTGGCGACACGGGTGGCCAGGTTGCCGGTCAGCAGATCGACTTCAGCTTGAGCGGCGCCCTGTACAACCGCAAAGGCATCGTCGAAAGCGCCAGCACCCTGAGCATCGGCGCGGCCAGTATCGATAACCAGACCGGTCAATTGCGCGCACTCGGCAGCACCGGAAAAACCGCGTTCACCCTCGGCGGCCTGTTCGATAACCGCAACGGCACTGTAGAAAGTGCCAACAATGACCTCAGTCTCGGCGCGGGTGGATTGTTGAACGGTGGCGGTAACGTGTTGCATGTCGGTACCGGAATCTTCGACATCGCCACCGGCCAGCTCGGCAGTGCTGGCGGCAGCTTCGTCACACGCGGTGGACTGACGCTGACAGCCGATGGCTGGACCAACAGCAGTCTGATCCAGGCCGATCGTCTGACGGTCAACATCAACAACCTCAACCAGACGGTGAGCGGGCAGTTGCTGGCCGTCAGCAAACTGACCGGGACCGGTGGCAACTGGAATAACGACGGGTTGATTGCCAGTGACGGCGCTCTGGATCTGGCATTGTGGGGCAGCTATTCCGGGAATGGTCGCACCAGCAGTCTTGGCGACTTGGTGCTCAAGGCCAATCAGCTGGATCTCAACGCCGGGACCAGCATTGCCGGTGGCGGCAACACCACCATCAATATCAATGGCGTATTGAACAACCAGGGGCGTCTGACATCCAGCGGTGATCTCACCCTGGGCGCCGCCAACATCAATAACTACGGCACCATCGGTTCCGGCAAAGAACTCACTCTGACCACCAATGCTCTCCTGAACAGCGGGGGCCTGATCACCAGTGGCGGCGACATGCGTCTGCTGTTGGCCAGTTTCACCAACGCCTACGGCAATGTGTATGGCTTGAGCAATGTGCACATCGGCCGTGATCGCGACAGCGGCAAGGCTGACTTGCTGGACAACCGTTCCGGCGAGATCTACAGCGCGCAAGACCTGACCATCAATGCCCTGACCGTGAACAACGTGAGGGACATTCTCCAATACTCCGCCCATGAAAAAAGCTCGGTGGTCATCACGCAACTGGACTGCAACCTGATTCCCATTGCCGGCTGCGACTTCCGTAGTGGCGGACGGCGTAACGGACATTGGGAGATCGCCGAGACCGATCGCCTGAAAGTCGACAACAGCAGCGCCGCCGCGAGTCTGACCAGCGGTGGCAACATGACGATCAACGCCCAGGCTCTGAACAACAGCAGCAGTACCATTGCCGCCACCGGAAACATTTCGGTCAATGCCGGCACCATCACCAACAAGGGCGTGCAAGAGCAGGAGATCATCACCAAGCGTACCTACTGGAACTACGTCGACCAGATCTACGCCACAGAGCCCGCTGCCAAAGCGTTCAACGAAAAGAACGGGGGCACGCCGTCGCCTACTGTCGAGGCGGATCTGAGTCGTTTCATCAGCATGCTCGGCGGTGGCAAGCTCACCGAAAGCATCGTCACCGTCCCCGGATCCGGCAGTTCCTATGACGCTGTGATCCAGGCCGGTGGCAACATCACATTGAATGCCACCCAGACCATCGACAACAGTGTGGTGCGTCCTTATTACAGCTACGTCGCGGCAGGCAAAACCAACACCGATACGGGCGCTGGCAGTGGCTACTCCACGGTGGTCAAAATCAACCCGCAACTGCCGCCGGATCTGGCCCAGCAGCAGGTCAGCCCGATCGACCTGCCAGGTTTCAGCTTGCCGACGGGCCAGAACGGCCTGTTCCGCCTGAGCTCCGAAGGCAGCAGCAATCCGACCGCCACTGGCCCGCAAAGCTGGACGCTGAGCGGTGGCAAAGTCTCCGCCGATCCATCGGCAACCCCGATAACCATCAATCGGGTACAAGGCTTGCCGAGCAACGCCGGCAAGTCCCAGCCACACAAATACCTGATCGAAACCAACCCGGTACTGACCGACCTCAAGCAGTTCATGAGCTCGGATTATCTGCTGAAGGGGCTGGGCTACGACGCCGACCAGAGCGCCAAGCGTCTGGGTGATGGTCTGTTCGAACAGAAACTGGTTCAGCAGGCCGTCGTGGCCCGCACGGGGCAGCGTTTCATCGATGGGCAGACCTCCGACGAGGCGGTCTACAAGTATCTGATGGACAACGCCATCGCCAGCAAGAACGCGTTGAATCTGAGTGTAGGCGTCACCCTCAGTGCACAGCAGGTCGCGGCCCTGACCCACGACATCGTCTGGCTCGAAGAGCGTGAAGTGAACGGCGAAAAGGTCTTGGTGCCGGTGCTGTACCTGGCCAATGCCAACAACCGCCTCGCGTCCACGGGCGCGTTGATTCAGGGCAAGGACGTCACGCTGATTGCCGGCGAAAACCTGGAGAACTCCGGCACGTTGCGCGCCAGTCAAAATCTCGATGCAACAGCCAAGAAGGATCTGGTAAGCAGCGGTCTGGTCGAGGCCGGAAATGTCCTGAAGTTGACGGCGACCGACAACCTGACGAACAAGGCAGGCGGGATCATTTCCGGTCGAGACGTCACGCTCACCGCCGAACACGGCGACGTGATCAACGAACGCACCGTGACCACCCATCGCAGCAGTGACGGCCGCCTAAGCGAAGACACCGACTTCGTTGACAATGCGGCGCGTATCGAAGCGGCGAATGCTCTGGTTATCGGCGCCGGTCGCGATATCAACAACAGCGGCAGCGTGCTGAAAAGCGGTGGCGATACCACGCTGACGGCCGGGCGCGATGTGCATATCGACTCGACCGAACAGACGACTGACCGCAGCAATACCAACTATCAGTATTCGACGGTCAAGCAACATGGCTCGGACGTCAACGTCGGCGGCACACTCAAGGTTACGGCTCAGCGTGACGTCAGCGTAGTGGCGAGTAATGTCGAGGCCAAAGGCAACGTTGACATCAATGCCAAAGGTGACCTGACGATCAGCTCTGCGGCTGACGAATCCCATGCCACCGGCTGGAACAAGAAGTTCCGTGCGGAGGAGGATCACGTCGCCCAGCAATCGAGCGTGATCAAGGCTGGTGGAAGCCTGACGCTCAATGCCGACAAGGATCTCAACCTGATCGCCAGCCATGTCAAGTCGGGTGGCGAGGCTTTTGTCTATGCTGGCGACGACCTGAACCTGCTGACCGCTGATAACCTCGATCACTCGTTTTACACCAAGACAACGAAGGGCAGCTTCGGCAAGAAAAAATCCGTGATGACCGAAAGCGAACGTATCGCGTCGGTCAGCTCGAGTATCGAGTCAGGAAGCAAGCTGGTGATGTCGGCAGGTCAGGACATCAATGCACAAGGGGCAAAAGTCAAATCCGATGGATCGTTGCTGGCGACTGCCGGCCATGACATCAACCTCGACGCGGCCGAAGACTATGCCAGCCAGGCCAGTGCCTCTTCGAAGAAGAACTGGAAATCCAGCAAATCCAATAGTGGCGAGGCCACTCAAACCCGCTTGAACAGCACCGAGTGGGTTGCCAAGAGCATGGAGCTCAAGGCCGACAATGACATTGCGTTGAAAGCTGCTTCGTTGCGTGCAACGGATGACATCACGCTGACAGCCGCCAATGATGTGTTCATCGGCGCCGCTCAGGAAACACAAACCTCCAGCCAGTCGCAGAGCTCCAGCAAGACAGGGGCGACGATTACCGGGCTGCTGTCCAACACGCAGAAGTCGCAACAGGGGCAACAGTCGTCCACCGAAAGCATCGGCAGCGATATCAGCGCCGGCAGCCTGCAGATCAAGAGCGGCCGGGACACGGTGGTTGAAGGCAGCACGCTGGTGGCCGACAAGAACATCGGTATCAACGCCGGGCGCAACCTGGAAGTCATCAGCGCTGAAAACACCACGACCGCCAGTTCCTCTTCAGGCAGCAAGAAGGTGGGCGAGATCGGTTCCTGGTGGCAAGGCGCGACCGGGATCGTCAAGACCAAAGAGTCGGATCAGAGCACCACGACTCGCCAGTCGGGCAGCCAGATTGCTTCGCTTGGCGGCAACATCCTGCTGACGGCCGGGGATCATTACACCCAGACGGCCAGCCAACTGGTCGCGCCGGTGGGTGACATCGGGATCACGGCCAAGCACGTGGATATCGGTGAGGGCTACGACACACTGAGCTCCACCAAAACCGCCAGCACCAATCGCACCGCCGTCGGTGGCACAGTGAGCATTCCGCTGGTTGATGCGCTGCGCGGCATTCAACAAATGGGCGAAGCCGCCGGGAAAACCACCGACGGACGAATGCTTGCACTCGCTGCCGTGAATGCGGCCATGAGTGCCGATCAAGCGGTAGACGCGGCCAAGGCGTTGAAGGAAGACCCTCGGGTCGGAGTGAAGGTCAGCGTCAACCTGAGCAATAGCCAAAGCAAGATGAACAGTAGCCAGAGCGGCAGCAATGTCGTCGGCAGCGGCGTGATTGCGGGTGGCAACATCAACATCGTCGCCAAGGGTGCCGGTGCCGACAGCAACATCAATGTGGTCGGTAGTCGCATCGAAGGCGGTGGCGATGTTTCGCTGAACGCCGATGGTGCGATCAATCTTTTGTCCGCACAGAACACTGCTCATCAGGAAAGCACCAACAGCAACAGCGGCTGGAGCGCCGGTATCGGTTTCGGCTTCGGCGAGCAAAACGGCATTACCTTTGAACTGGCCGCCAACAAGGGCCGTGGCAGCAGTGATGGTGACGACGTCACGCACACCAACACCTCGGTCAAGTCCGGCGGCACGCTGAACCTGAAGAGTGGTGGCGACACCAACATCAAGGGCGCCACCGCCAGCGGCGAAACGGTCAAGGTCAACGTGGGCGGCGATCTCAATATCGAGAGCCTGCAAGACACCAGTACCTACACCTCCAAGCAGTCAAGCGCCAACGTCGGCCTGAGTGTCTGCGTGCCTCCGTTCTGTGTCGGCAACAGCAGCGTCAGCGGCGGCGTTTCCCAGCAACACATGCATAGCGAGTACGCCAGCGTCTCCGAACAGTCGGGCATCAAGGCGGGCAATGGCGGCTTCCAGGTCGAGGTCAAGGGCAACACCGACCTCGTCGGCGCGATCATCGCCAGTACCGACAAAGCGGTGGCTGATGGCAAAAACACTCTGAGCACCGGCACGCTGACCACGTCGGACGTCAAGAACAAGGCTGAGTACGATGCCAGCAGCATTAACCTGAGTGGTGGATATGGCGTCGATCTTGGCAAGGGGGGCAGTGGTGGTAATACCGCTAATCGAGGCGGTCCTGTCAACGCCGTTAAAGAGGGGGCGAACACTTCAACGCCGATTGTTTTGTTTGCCGGTGGCAACTCAAGCAGCACTACCCACAGCGGAATCAGTGGTGCTGCAGTCACTATCACCAACGAAACCAGGCAACAGGAACTGACCGGGCAAACCGCTGAGCAGACTATCGCGGCCATCAACACCGATGTTTCCAGTGACAGGGATGGCAGCAATAAGCTCAAGCCAATTTTCGATGTACGAGAAATTGATGCGAATTTCGAGATTGTCGGCAAGTTTGTACAGAACGTTTCCCAATTCATTGAGAACCGCGCAAAGGAAGCAGACGACAAGAAGAAACAAGCAGATCTGGAGTTGTTGGCTTCTCGCGACCCCTCATTATCCAAGGACAAACAGGACCTACATCGCGCCAAATATGATGAGCTTAAACAACAGGTAAAAGACATTGGCGAGAACTGGGGGCCGGGAGGCACTTACCGTCAAGTCGCAACAGCGTTGGTCGCAGGAGTCAGTGGAGGCGTCACGGGCAGTAGCGCTCAGTTCGCGCAGAACATGGTGGTTAACTATGTTCAGCAACAGGGCTCGGCCTACATTGGGCAACTGGTGTTGAAGGGGCTGAAAGAAGGTAGCCCGGTACACGCAGGCCTGCACGCAATCCTTGGTTGTGCCGGCGCTGCTGCCAGCAACCAAAGCTGCTCGGCGGGGGCGCTGGGGGGCGCAGCGTCCAGCGTTCTGACGGCACTGTTTGCCGACCCTAATCCGGATGAAACGGCTGAGGACCGTGAGACGAAGCGCAACCTCCTCACCACGTTGGTCGCCGGTATTGCAGCGATGTCCAACCCGAACGGAGCCGCCACGGCAACTAACGCGGCTATTGCGAACGTCGATAACAACTGGTTGGCAACGCAGCAGGAAGTCCAACGCAATAAAGAGATTGCTGCCGAACCTAACGTTTTGAAGAAAATGCAGATCTACGCGGAGTGGGAGCTCACTTCCGTACGTCAAGATGGTTTGACAGGGATCGGTATCGTTGATGGTTTCAAGGACGGTATGGCTGAGGCCGGGTTGGATGGGCTGAACGGTGCCGCAGAGTTCATGCGTCATCCCAAGGAGGGCATCGTCGCGATGATTGACTTTGTTTCTTCGACTGAGGGAGTTTCCGTTCTCGGTGAAGAACTTTCGAAGTCATTCAAGATACAACTTGAAGAGATGAACAACGCGCTTGAAGTCGGTGGCGATGATAATGCCGTCAACCTCGGGAGGCAGATGGGGCAAGCGGTCGCTATGGTGGTCGGTGCCGTGGCAGGAGGAGGTACCAGCGCAGCAAGAAGTGCGGCACTGCTGGCCCGAATGGGTATTAGCGTCGCCAGTCAGACGGTGAAAAAGATTTCATCGAAGTTCAGTCTCGACGTATTCAAGAACCAGTTTTCCAAGCTTCGGGCGTTGGTGAGCAAGACACGAGTTCCGCCTCCAATCAATGCCGACTCACTGGACAAAACGATCATTGACAGAATTGTCGGAATCGATAAGGGAGAGCGACCTCTTCCATCAACATATCTGTCTATTGACTACCAAGAGGCGTACGCCAGGTTGTTCAGCAGTGGTATCGCACGATTCCAGCCCGTGGTACCTGAAGGCGTCATAGGACGAACGGAGACGTGGGTGTTACCGAAAAATGTCGCGCAGGATATGATTTCGCGTGCCAACGGTGACGTATCGAAACTTGAGCAATATCTTGGTCTGGATAAAGGAACGCTGGGGACTGATCCAGTCCTGATTGCTGTTAATAAAACAGATGGAGTCAGGATCCCGTCAGGGAATGAGTGGGGGGCGAATGGCTTTTGGCGCCCGGGCGGATTTACCAGTGGTGGGGTACCAGAGGCTGTGATGGATCCGCTACACCCCGGAGACTATACGTTCACCAAGGTTTTCCAGTGA